One segment of Belonocnema kinseyi isolate 2016_QV_RU_SX_M_011 chromosome 7, B_treatae_v1, whole genome shotgun sequence DNA contains the following:
- the LOC117176393 gene encoding regucalcin-like: protein MVTTGLRHTDSPFWHNGQLFFVGPSTHNLCSYRTSDRRVFCAHIGTGFISFAVPVHNIPHLYLVSYDKKLVFLTWNSHRNSVAPFFEIIKDAQGVPVGENEIHEDRMSYGTIDPHGRLWFGTMNNRGPSRGSVWSYNPIFPPHLTEQFNKPNLRPHRHEGNNYSNGISWFIKIGQPTRVYYNDALSNKIQLYFYDLINGVLENFVETIFDLNQFHQYGINGSHCHIGRMTTDLRGWLWVPLIGGSGVLEIDPYEKQVHRFIPIPAHAVTACAFGGVDGSTLYVTTLGSGPRQRGPNADQGGEIFAVSRLGLGVFGTEARGFLSTQSAPN, encoded by the exons ATGGTTACCACTGGATTGAGACACACAGATAGCCCATTCTGGCATAACGGACAACTCTTCTTCGTAGGACCGTCAACACATAACCTCTGTTCCTATCGTACATCCGATCGACGCGTATTTTGCGCTCATATAG gtACCGGTTTCATATCATTTGCTGTTCCTGTTCATAATATTCCCCATCTATATTTGGTGTCTTATGATAAGAAACTCGTATTTCTTACATGGAACAGTCACCGAAATTCTGTAGCTCCTTTCTTTGAGATAATTAAAGACGCCCAGGGGGTTCCAGTCGGCGAGAATGAAATCCACGAAGACAGGATGAGTTATGGAACTATCGACCCGCATGGAAGACTATGGTTTG GTACGATGAACAATCGAGGACCATCTCGTGGCAGTGTGTGGTCTTACAATCCGATTTTTCCACCGCATCTTACGGAGCAGTTTAACAAGCCAAATCTTAGACCACATAGGCATGAGGGAAATAATTATAGCAATGGAATTAGCTGGTTCATTAAGATAGGACAACCAACCAGAGTCTACTACAATGAtgctctttcaaataaaatccaatTGTACTTTTATGACCTAATTAACGGAGTTCTTGAAA ATTTCGTTGAAACAATCTTTGACTTGAATCAGTTCCATCAATATGGTATCAACGGCTCGCATTGCCACATAGGTCGTATGACAACTGATCTCAGAGGTTGGCTCTGGGTGCCTCTTATTGGGGGTTCAGGA gTCCTTGAAATTGATCCATATGAAAAACAAGTGCATCGATTTATTCCCATACCTGCACACGCAGTCACTGCATGTGCTTTCGGAGGTGTTGACGGCAGTACATTATATGTAACAACATTAGGATCTGGTCCTCGTCAAAGAGGTCCAAATGCCGATCAGGGTGGTGAGATTTTCGCCGTCTCTAGACTTGGCTTAGGCGTTTTTGGAACTGAAGCCAGAGGATTCTTATCGACTCAAAGTGCACCTAATTAA